From a region of the Aeoliella mucimassa genome:
- a CDS encoding IS630 family transposase, translating into MPKLNDEFCERMEDVLEQYEKPLDPNEPVVCLDEQPYQRVDDARPPEPAAPGKIAKQDYEYRRCGTCSVFVAVEPKAGKRFVQAKRHRKRADFARFVRDLLKRYPDAERVHLVMDNLNTHNEKSLIETFGEEAARPMLERIVWHFTPKHASWLNMAEIEISAIQRQCLGRRLASLDKVQSELSHCSRDRNRKKIKINWTFHRKDAKRVFPELYRK; encoded by the coding sequence GTGCCCAAGCTGAACGACGAGTTCTGTGAGCGGATGGAGGACGTCCTCGAGCAGTACGAGAAGCCGCTCGACCCGAACGAGCCGGTCGTCTGCCTCGACGAGCAGCCCTATCAGAGGGTCGACGACGCGCGGCCGCCCGAGCCCGCGGCACCCGGCAAGATCGCGAAGCAGGACTACGAGTACCGCCGCTGCGGAACCTGCAGCGTGTTCGTGGCGGTCGAGCCGAAGGCGGGCAAGCGATTCGTTCAGGCCAAGCGTCACCGCAAGCGAGCCGACTTCGCCCGGTTCGTCCGCGACCTCTTGAAGCGCTATCCCGACGCAGAGCGGGTTCATCTGGTGATGGACAACCTCAACACGCACAACGAGAAGTCGTTGATCGAAACCTTTGGCGAGGAGGCGGCTCGGCCAATGCTGGAGCGGATTGTGTGGCATTTTACCCCCAAGCATGCCAGTTGGCTCAACATGGCCGAGATCGAAATCTCGGCCATACAGCGACAATGCCTGGGACGTCGGTTGGCTTCGCTCGACAAGGTTCAAAGCGAACTCTCCCACTGTTCACGCGACCGCAATCGGAAGAAAATCAAAATCAATTGGACCTTCCATCGAAAAGACGCCAAACGCGTCTTCCCTGAACTCTATAGGAAATGA
- a CDS encoding YcjF family protein, whose protein sequence is MPNRTTTFRFLLLAVIAVAAYLAVTLPPKVLEQYNAAMEQSQLVGYGYLAVVSLGGLVLAGLAAWTMWKLWINTRTRQQSERRRSTDPNKLSAADRRAELDDNIEAGRDYAATGGIGDAVRAEIERAVAEMEAKREAERLEIVAFGAISSGKSSLLNALAGRDVFRTGVVGGTTTAQSNIEWPGSDRVVLVDTPGLAEVAGSERGQQAAEAAKNADLVLMVIDGPIRDYEHELLEALASMGKRVVVCLNKADWYTDSERAELCAQIAEQVRGLVAADDVVSVRSRSVERPIVRMLADGTQQPDTVTEPPDIVPLANRLLQIVKKEGETLLLANLLMQSRGLVDDAKERVLAALDEQASRVVDRYMWAAAGVTGANPVPLLDIAGGTAVTAKMVIDLAAIYKQKIDSETIIELLGQLTKNLLAILGVSAITAAPAFTSAVATVLKTIPGVGTIAGGLLQGLVQALVTRWIGRVFMQYFRNEMKPPEGGIAELARRQWSEVTSPEQLRKLITMGRQKLDD, encoded by the coding sequence ATGCCCAATCGCACGACCACGTTCCGATTTTTACTGCTAGCAGTAATCGCCGTGGCGGCGTATCTGGCGGTCACGTTACCGCCGAAGGTCCTGGAACAGTACAACGCTGCGATGGAGCAGAGCCAGCTCGTTGGCTACGGCTACCTGGCGGTGGTGTCGCTCGGCGGGTTAGTGCTTGCGGGACTTGCCGCATGGACCATGTGGAAGCTGTGGATCAACACCCGCACCCGCCAGCAGAGCGAACGCCGGCGGTCGACCGATCCCAACAAACTATCGGCTGCAGATCGTCGCGCGGAACTTGACGACAACATCGAAGCAGGTCGCGACTATGCTGCCACCGGCGGCATCGGCGACGCAGTGCGGGCGGAGATCGAGCGGGCAGTGGCCGAGATGGAAGCCAAGCGCGAAGCCGAACGCCTGGAGATCGTCGCGTTCGGCGCCATCTCGAGCGGCAAGAGTTCGCTGCTCAACGCCCTGGCGGGGCGCGATGTGTTCCGCACCGGAGTGGTCGGCGGTACCACCACCGCGCAAAGCAACATCGAATGGCCCGGCAGCGATCGCGTGGTGCTGGTCGACACGCCTGGCCTGGCCGAAGTCGCCGGCAGCGAGCGAGGCCAGCAAGCCGCCGAAGCCGCGAAGAACGCCGACCTGGTGCTGATGGTGATCGACGGGCCGATTCGCGACTACGAACACGAACTGCTCGAGGCCCTGGCCTCGATGGGCAAACGCGTGGTCGTGTGCCTGAACAAAGCCGACTGGTACACCGACAGCGAACGGGCGGAGCTGTGTGCCCAGATTGCCGAGCAAGTGCGAGGGCTGGTTGCGGCCGACGACGTCGTAAGCGTGCGGTCGCGGTCGGTCGAGCGGCCGATCGTGCGGATGCTGGCCGATGGCACCCAACAGCCCGACACCGTGACCGAACCGCCCGACATCGTGCCGCTGGCGAACCGCTTGCTGCAGATCGTCAAAAAGGAAGGCGAAACACTACTGCTGGCCAACCTGCTGATGCAATCCCGGGGATTGGTCGACGACGCGAAAGAGCGGGTGCTGGCCGCGCTCGACGAACAGGCGTCGCGAGTGGTTGATCGGTACATGTGGGCCGCGGCCGGCGTGACCGGGGCAAACCCGGTGCCGCTTCTCGACATCGCTGGCGGTACGGCTGTCACCGCCAAAATGGTGATCGACCTGGCAGCGATCTACAAGCAGAAGATCGATTCGGAAACCATCATCGAACTGCTGGGCCAGCTCACGAAGAACCTGCTCGCCATCCTAGGTGTCAGCGCCATCACCGCCGCGCCGGCATTTACCAGCGCGGTAGCCACGGTGCTGAAAACCATTCCCGGCGTCGGCACCATCGCAGGTGGGCTGCTGCAGGGACTCGTGCAGGCGCTCGTCACCCGTTGGATCGGACGGGTGTTCATGCAATACTTCCGAAACGAAATGAAGCCCCCCGAAGGAGGCATCGCCGAACTCGCCCGCCGCCAATGGTCAGAGGTCACCAGCCCCGAACAGCTGCGAAAACTAATCACCATGGGACGGCAAAAACTCGACGACTGA
- a CDS encoding zinc-binding dehydrogenase, producing MAGRDAHPEFPVGPFYVKECRLMGFVVFKAPRHEQRAAAIAMNEWLAAGKLQVPIGATFPLEQTADAHRLQEDNTLHGKDTLRGKIVVTIGD from the coding sequence ATGGCTGGGCGCGACGCGCATCCTGAGTTCCCCGTCGGACCGTTCTACGTGAAAGAGTGCCGGCTGATGGGCTTCGTGGTGTTCAAAGCTCCCCGGCACGAACAACGCGCGGCCGCGATTGCCATGAACGAATGGCTGGCGGCCGGCAAGCTGCAGGTGCCAATCGGGGCGACCTTCCCGCTCGAACAAACCGCCGACGCCCATCGCCTGCAGGAAGACAACACCCTGCATGGCAAAGACACGCTGCGTGGTAAAATCGTGGTGACCATCGGCGACTAA
- a CDS encoding ABC transporter ATP-binding protein yields MSSVRFAKVTKSYGGASPAVCDLTASIDEGELVVLVGPSGSGKSTALRMLAGLETPTAGELFIGDARVNDLPPAKRDVAMVFQDYALFPHMTARNNMAFGLKMQGTPRAEIASRVERAASLLGIAELLDRKPQQLSGGEQQRVALGRAIVRRPAVFLLDEPLANLDAQLRAGMRAELAELQRELAATMLYVTHDQVEAMTLGHRLVLLDRGVVQQIGPPMEVYRRPANRFVASFLGSPPMNLIAGQVDAGVFRSGELTWTVGGSHQGPAVLGIRPEHLVPVTSNEPPLVEQKPTFVEHLGHELLLHFTLPTTTLIARWPTNRPLTTDQPVKLTVTSHEHHLFAADEEGLVLEG; encoded by the coding sequence ATGTCCTCCGTTCGTTTCGCCAAGGTGACCAAATCGTATGGCGGAGCGTCGCCGGCTGTTTGCGATTTGACCGCGAGCATCGACGAGGGAGAGTTGGTAGTGCTGGTCGGTCCGAGTGGTTCCGGCAAGAGCACCGCGCTGCGGATGCTGGCCGGGCTCGAGACCCCCACCGCCGGCGAGCTGTTCATCGGCGACGCGCGGGTGAACGACCTTCCGCCAGCCAAGCGGGATGTCGCCATGGTGTTCCAAGACTACGCGCTCTTCCCGCACATGACCGCCCGCAACAACATGGCGTTCGGTCTCAAGATGCAAGGCACCCCGCGGGCCGAGATTGCCAGCCGAGTCGAGCGAGCCGCCAGCCTGCTGGGCATCGCCGAGCTGCTCGATCGCAAGCCGCAGCAACTCTCGGGGGGCGAGCAGCAACGGGTCGCGCTAGGGCGGGCGATCGTTCGCCGGCCGGCCGTGTTTTTACTGGATGAGCCCCTCGCGAACCTCGACGCCCAACTCCGCGCCGGCATGCGGGCCGAATTGGCCGAACTGCAACGCGAGCTGGCAGCGACCATGTTGTACGTAACCCACGACCAGGTCGAAGCGATGACCCTCGGGCACCGCCTGGTGCTGCTCGATCGCGGAGTCGTGCAGCAAATCGGTCCGCCGATGGAAGTCTACCGCCGCCCCGCGAATCGGTTCGTCGCCTCGTTTCTCGGCAGCCCACCGATGAACCTGATCGCGGGCCAGGTCGATGCTGGCGTGTTCCGCTCCGGCGAGCTAACCTGGACCGTCGGCGGCAGTCATCAAGGCCCCGCCGTGCTCGGCATCCGCCCCGAGCATCTGGTGCCAGTCACCAGCAACGAGCCCCCGCTGGTGGAGCAGAAGCCGACCTTCGTCGAACACCTGGGCCACGAACTGCTGCTGCACTTCACGCTGCCAACCACCACGCTCATCGCCCGCTGGCCCACCAACCGCCCGCTAACCACCGACCAACCCGTGAAGCTCACCGTGACCAGTCACGAGCACCACCTTTTCGCCGCGGATGAAGAAGGCTTGGTACTGGAGGGATAG
- a CDS encoding helix-turn-helix domain-containing protein: MKKHIVCLDHQARGGLEQLARSGARAAQVVRRCQILLKSDSGCTDEEIAEHVGCTTRNVRAVRKRFCEEGVQRAVYDAPRSGRPPEFTKRQQQQVIALACSEPPEGRARWTLELLCEHAVKEGFVDSLSVTEVSLWLKEHDLKPWRKKLGACPS, translated from the coding sequence ATGAAAAAGCACATTGTTTGCCTGGACCACCAGGCCCGTGGAGGTTTGGAGCAGCTAGCACGCTCAGGCGCCCGCGCGGCGCAAGTGGTGCGTCGCTGCCAGATATTATTGAAATCGGACTCGGGATGCACCGACGAAGAGATCGCCGAGCATGTGGGCTGCACGACGCGCAACGTCCGAGCCGTCCGAAAGCGGTTCTGCGAAGAGGGCGTCCAGCGGGCGGTGTACGATGCGCCTCGCTCGGGCCGCCCCCCAGAGTTCACCAAGCGGCAGCAGCAACAGGTAATCGCCCTGGCGTGCAGCGAGCCGCCCGAGGGACGGGCTCGCTGGACGCTGGAATTGTTGTGCGAGCACGCGGTGAAGGAAGGCTTCGTCGATTCGCTCAGCGTGACGGAGGTCTCGCTGTGGCTCAAGGAACACGACCTGAAGCCGTGGCGAAAAAAACTTGGTGCGTGCCCAAGCTGA
- the rlmN gene encoding 23S rRNA (adenine(2503)-C(2))-methyltransferase RlmN — MHLLNDIDGQLAEWAAARKLPKFRIKQVRRWLFEGRAGDFESMSDLSKKLRDDLADTFTLWTSTVAKHTQADDGTEKLLLTLAGGGQIECVLLRDKVRRTLCISTQVGCGMGCVFCASGLDGVDRNLTTGEILEQILLLQRLLDDDERLSHIVIMGMGEPLANLPALLPALEYVARDDGLGISHRRITVSTVGLPNSIRKLADLDTRYRLAISLHAPNDALRDEIVPVNRKMPLDDILNAADYYFERSGRRLTFEYVLLADLNDRPEHAHQLVDLLQGRTALVNVIPYNPVSGLPYRTPSSDAQQTFRRILEEGDLAVRFRHRKGDKINAACGQLRRGTNESLTQID; from the coding sequence ATGCACCTGTTAAACGACATCGACGGACAACTGGCCGAGTGGGCTGCTGCGCGTAAGCTGCCGAAGTTTCGCATCAAGCAAGTTCGGCGATGGCTGTTCGAGGGTCGTGCTGGCGACTTCGAGTCGATGAGCGACCTGTCGAAGAAACTTCGCGACGACCTGGCCGACACCTTTACGTTGTGGACCTCCACGGTTGCCAAACATACCCAGGCCGACGATGGCACCGAGAAACTGCTGCTCACCCTCGCCGGCGGGGGGCAGATTGAGTGCGTGCTGCTCCGCGATAAGGTGCGTCGCACGCTTTGCATCAGCACCCAGGTTGGTTGCGGTATGGGCTGCGTGTTCTGCGCCAGCGGACTCGATGGGGTCGATCGCAACCTGACGACCGGCGAAATCCTCGAACAAATCCTGCTGCTACAACGCCTGCTCGACGACGACGAGCGACTGAGCCACATCGTGATAATGGGCATGGGCGAGCCGCTGGCCAACTTGCCAGCGCTGTTGCCGGCCTTGGAGTACGTTGCCCGCGACGATGGACTCGGCATTAGCCACCGCCGGATCACCGTGTCGACCGTGGGATTGCCGAATTCGATTCGCAAGCTAGCCGATCTCGATACACGATACCGCCTGGCGATCTCGCTGCACGCCCCGAACGACGCGCTCCGCGACGAGATCGTACCGGTGAATCGCAAGATGCCGCTCGATGATATCTTGAACGCAGCCGACTACTACTTTGAGCGTAGCGGGCGGCGGCTTACGTTTGAGTACGTGCTGCTAGCCGACCTGAACGATCGCCCGGAGCACGCCCATCAACTGGTCGACCTGCTGCAGGGACGCACCGCGCTGGTGAACGTGATCCCGTACAACCCGGTGTCGGGCTTGCCGTATCGCACTCCGTCGAGCGACGCCCAGCAAACGTTCCGGCGGATTCTGGAAGAGGGAGACCTCGCGGTGCGGTTCCGGCATCGCAAAGGGGATAAGATCAACGCCGCGTGCGGGCAGTTGCGCAGAGGAACCAACGAGTCGCTTACTCAGATCGATTAG
- a CDS encoding NADPH:quinone reductase — MKAAYINDTGSPDVIQVGEVPTPEPLEGQVLVRVTAAAVNPIDTYIRSGAVTAELPKPFVIGSDFAGVIEAMGPGVDELPPGLRVWGTNQGLLGRQGSFAEYLVADADMVYQTPGNVSDEQAAAASLVGMTAHLGLVREANLQAGETLFVNGGSGGVGSMVVQMAKLLGATVITTAGSDEKAEICRQYGADLVLNYRTDDVEAEVRKFASWGVDVWWETLREPDFRRTVDLLARAGG; from the coding sequence ATGAAAGCAGCTTATATCAATGACACCGGTTCTCCCGACGTAATCCAGGTAGGCGAGGTGCCGACGCCTGAGCCGCTCGAAGGGCAGGTGCTGGTTCGTGTGACCGCCGCCGCAGTGAATCCCATCGACACGTACATTCGTAGCGGAGCGGTGACCGCCGAGTTGCCCAAGCCGTTTGTGATCGGCAGTGACTTCGCCGGAGTGATCGAAGCCATGGGGCCCGGCGTCGACGAGCTTCCGCCCGGGCTGCGGGTGTGGGGCACCAACCAAGGACTCCTCGGCCGGCAGGGGAGCTTCGCCGAGTACCTGGTGGCCGACGCCGACATGGTGTACCAAACGCCGGGCAACGTGAGCGACGAGCAGGCGGCCGCCGCATCGTTGGTCGGCATGACCGCCCACTTGGGACTGGTTCGCGAAGCCAACTTGCAGGCGGGCGAAACCTTGTTCGTCAACGGTGGCTCCGGCGGTGTCGGTTCGATGGTCGTGCAGATGGCCAAGCTGCTCGGGGCCACGGTGATCACGACGGCCGGCTCCGACGAGAAGGCCGAAATCTGCCGCCAGTACGGTGCCGACCTGGTGCTCAACTATCGCACCGACGACGTCGAGGCCGAGGTGCGTAAGTTCGCTTCGTGGGGAGTCGACGTCTGGTGGGAAACGCTTCGCGAGCCCGACTTCCGCCGCACGGTCGACCTGCTAGCCCGCGCGGGCGGATGA
- a CDS encoding IS5 family transposase produces the protein MATKEKRTYKVTNWKEYNKSLIERGNITIWFSDEALENWEHPNDQTKVGRPFVFSDTAIECLLTIRELLKLPYRQTEGFGRSLVAMLGVEAAIPNYSSLAKRASKLNVSLDIANKRGDIDIVVDSTGMKVFGEGEWKMRTHGKSKRRTWRKLHLSVNPDTREIVAEILTENSCHDADAVPEMLEQVEQPVKKFHGDGSYDKWKVYEGLESEGIEPVIPPQHNAKIKQHGNSAEEPLPRDEAIRQIRRKGRRSWKEEVGYHRRSLAETTMYRVKQSFGSHLKNRVFENQQTEARLRCKIINQFTQLGLPQFEWS, from the coding sequence ATGGCTACGAAAGAAAAACGAACCTACAAAGTCACGAACTGGAAGGAGTATAACAAGTCGCTCATCGAGCGTGGAAACATCACTATTTGGTTTAGCGACGAGGCGTTGGAGAACTGGGAACATCCTAACGACCAGACAAAAGTCGGTCGCCCTTTTGTCTTCAGCGATACGGCGATCGAGTGCTTGCTGACGATTCGCGAACTGCTGAAACTTCCCTATCGGCAGACTGAGGGATTCGGCCGCTCGCTGGTGGCGATGTTGGGCGTCGAGGCAGCGATTCCCAATTATTCTTCGCTCGCCAAGCGAGCCAGCAAGCTGAATGTTTCGCTCGATATCGCTAACAAGAGGGGCGACATCGATATCGTGGTGGATAGCACCGGCATGAAAGTGTTTGGCGAGGGCGAATGGAAGATGCGGACGCATGGCAAGTCGAAGCGGCGGACATGGCGGAAGCTGCATTTGTCGGTGAATCCTGACACCCGCGAGATTGTGGCGGAGATTTTGACCGAGAACAGTTGCCACGATGCCGATGCGGTTCCCGAAATGCTGGAGCAGGTGGAGCAGCCCGTAAAAAAGTTTCACGGCGACGGTAGTTACGACAAGTGGAAGGTTTATGAAGGGCTGGAATCCGAAGGCATTGAGCCGGTGATTCCGCCGCAGCACAACGCCAAGATCAAACAACATGGCAACTCTGCGGAGGAGCCTTTGCCCCGGGACGAGGCAATTCGTCAGATTCGACGCAAGGGGCGTAGGAGTTGGAAAGAGGAAGTGGGCTATCATCGTAGAAGCTTGGCGGAAACGACCATGTACCGAGTGAAACAAAGCTTTGGGAGCCATCTCAAAAACCGAGTATTCGAAAACCAACAAACGGAAGCCCGCTTGCGCTGTAAAATCATCAATCAATTCACCCAACTCGGGCTTCCACAGTTCGAGTGGAGTTAG
- a CDS encoding HAMP domain-containing sensor histidine kinase, translating to MFVRSRLFVRRFIATFGMALVVTVLTAMLAYRWRDEPDLAVRLQRLVLVELVAAAVFTSWVLRGVVAPILALGRATRTIAAGDYAERVPVQSSDELGDLARSLNQIGGELVAQLSRLRDSDERQAAVLTGMVEGVVAVGDDLRVLFANSAAGKLFGFLPPSAVGRPLLEVVRDHQLHDSARQVIETRKPIEFELEWQLDTPRIFAVQLNPLPQSSDVGAVIVLHDNTELRRLENIRREFVANVSHELKTPLSSIMAYTETLQRGAVNDTEIRDSFLSRIAEQGGRLNNLIQDMLSLARIEDQQQTFDIEAVDIAQVVMRSVDDSRPQANSKSIELVTPEDLSPVVVQADEEGVRVICNNLIDNAVKYTPAGGRVEVRWSKQGPQVLFEVIDNGPGIPRTDVARVFERFYRVDKARSRELGSTGLGLAIVKHLVQSFGGTVGVDSTVGHGSRFWVQLPMV from the coding sequence ATGTTTGTCCGCTCACGCCTGTTTGTCCGTCGCTTCATCGCCACCTTCGGAATGGCGCTGGTCGTGACCGTACTCACTGCGATGCTCGCGTATCGCTGGCGCGACGAACCCGATTTGGCAGTTCGCCTGCAACGACTCGTACTCGTCGAACTCGTAGCCGCGGCGGTGTTTACCTCCTGGGTGTTACGCGGCGTCGTCGCTCCGATCCTTGCGCTCGGTCGCGCGACCCGCACCATTGCTGCTGGCGACTACGCCGAACGGGTGCCGGTGCAGTCGAGCGACGAACTCGGCGACCTTGCCCGCTCGCTCAACCAAATCGGCGGTGAGCTTGTTGCCCAACTCTCGCGTCTGCGCGATAGCGACGAACGCCAGGCGGCCGTCCTCACAGGCATGGTCGAAGGCGTGGTCGCCGTCGGCGACGACCTTCGCGTGCTGTTTGCTAACTCCGCAGCCGGCAAGCTGTTTGGCTTCCTGCCGCCGAGTGCGGTCGGTCGCCCGCTGCTCGAAGTGGTTCGCGACCACCAACTGCACGACTCCGCCCGGCAGGTGATCGAGACTCGCAAGCCGATTGAGTTCGAGCTCGAATGGCAACTCGACACCCCTCGTATCTTTGCGGTGCAACTAAACCCGCTGCCGCAGTCGTCGGACGTTGGTGCAGTGATCGTGCTGCACGACAACACCGAACTGCGCCGGCTCGAGAACATCCGTCGCGAGTTCGTTGCCAATGTGTCGCACGAGTTAAAGACTCCGCTTAGTAGCATCATGGCTTACACCGAAACCTTACAACGGGGTGCAGTAAACGATACCGAAATTCGCGATAGCTTCCTCAGCCGTATCGCCGAGCAAGGGGGCCGACTCAATAACCTGATTCAGGACATGCTCAGCCTGGCTCGCATCGAAGACCAGCAGCAGACCTTCGACATCGAAGCGGTCGACATCGCCCAGGTAGTCATGCGGTCGGTCGACGACTCGCGCCCGCAGGCCAACAGCAAGTCGATCGAGTTGGTCACGCCCGAAGACCTGTCGCCAGTCGTGGTGCAAGCCGACGAGGAAGGCGTGCGGGTCATCTGCAACAACCTGATCGACAACGCGGTGAAGTACACCCCCGCAGGCGGCCGAGTCGAAGTCCGCTGGAGCAAGCAAGGCCCCCAGGTTCTGTTCGAAGTAATCGACAACGGGCCAGGTATCCCCCGCACCGACGTCGCCCGCGTGTTCGAGCGATTCTATCGGGTCGACAAAGCCCGCTCCCGCGAACTCGGCAGCACCGGCCTGGGCCTGGCAATCGTCAAACACCTGGTGCAATCGTTCGGCGGCACCGTAGGAGTCGACAGCACCGTCGGCCACGGCAGCCGATTCTGGGTGCAACTCCCAATGGTCTAA
- the sppA gene encoding signal peptide peptidase SppA yields MSGENPMPSDQPSPQIIIQQKESMFGRYGKFLIAGLVLAIMVIIGMRTAYQSYFNEAGGPQERYLHGERFAQKKIAVIKVSGTISEADTFVKEQIDRVAKDDQVVAVVLRINSPGGTVTYSDYLHHKLRQLATGEIRQGAGKDQPLPIVVSMGSLCASGGYYIASAVGDTPDSIFAEPATITGSIGVIIPHYDLSGLLANWSIENDSIATHPLKEILSMTKEMTEEQREILQTLVDEMLDDFKDKIKAGRPVFQEHPQDLDEIATGQIFSTDQAIELKLVDKKGYLEDAMARAAELGGTDLQNVRCVDYKRAPSAFDALTGNAKIESKADPMSIQTLQNMATPRAYFLYGGLPGLEAIE; encoded by the coding sequence ATGAGTGGAGAAAACCCGATGCCGTCCGATCAGCCTTCGCCTCAGATCATTATCCAGCAAAAAGAAAGCATGTTCGGCCGCTACGGCAAGTTTCTTATTGCCGGTCTTGTACTGGCAATTATGGTGATCATCGGCATGCGAACCGCCTACCAAAGCTACTTCAACGAAGCCGGGGGGCCGCAAGAACGCTATCTCCATGGCGAGCGTTTCGCGCAGAAAAAGATTGCCGTGATCAAAGTCTCTGGCACCATCAGCGAAGCCGACACGTTTGTCAAAGAGCAGATCGACCGCGTTGCCAAAGACGACCAGGTGGTCGCCGTGGTGCTGCGAATCAACTCGCCCGGCGGAACCGTCACCTATAGCGACTACCTGCACCACAAGCTGCGTCAGCTCGCGACCGGCGAAATCCGCCAAGGCGCCGGCAAAGACCAGCCGCTGCCGATCGTCGTGAGCATGGGCAGCCTGTGTGCGAGCGGCGGGTACTACATTGCCTCGGCCGTCGGCGACACGCCCGACAGCATCTTCGCCGAGCCTGCGACCATCACCGGTTCGATCGGCGTGATCATCCCCCACTACGACCTCTCGGGCTTGCTCGCGAACTGGAGCATCGAGAACGACTCGATTGCCACGCATCCGCTCAAGGAGATTCTCTCGATGACCAAAGAGATGACCGAAGAGCAACGCGAGATCCTGCAGACCTTGGTCGATGAAATGCTCGACGACTTCAAGGACAAAATTAAAGCGGGTCGTCCCGTGTTCCAGGAGCATCCGCAGGACCTCGACGAGATTGCTACCGGGCAGATCTTCTCCACCGACCAGGCGATCGAGTTGAAGCTGGTCGACAAGAAGGGTTACCTCGAAGACGCCATGGCCCGCGCGGCCGAACTCGGCGGAACCGACCTCCAGAACGTTCGCTGCGTGGATTACAAGCGTGCTCCCAGTGCGTTCGACGCGTTGACCGGCAACGCCAAGATCGAGTCGAAGGCCGATCCCATGTCGATCCAGACCCTGCAGAACATGGCAACCCCGCGGGCTTACTTCCTGTACGGCGGTTTGCCTGGCCTGGAAGCCATCGAGTAA
- a CDS encoding YcjF family protein, translated as MTNEPTPSKDDDQLLDALGAVEHALGQLDDCTDKEKEALSADIRSLRDMLAKLQAGRVEIAVFGEISTGKSALINALVGEQVASVNIRGGWTKDIWDVPWNADGYVVPGFADSSVVLLDTPGLNEVDGKRRADMARDTAERADLVLFVTDSDLNETEYTALAELATGHKPIILVLNKVDLYTPKQLDDLMSLFRGPRLKGLVEPENIVQVTADPRPVEYHIESADGSVRQEWREPEPNVDALRVRILEVLQHDGSDLIALNASMFAADRSDRVGAMRVKMRNDRANSIIWSYAAVKSIAVAVNHFPVLDVVGGTAVDAAMVVTLGKVYGINITTDNARDLVTSILKAAGWMMAGEVIVSSVSSFFKGLTWGASTAISALPQGAAAGYGSYIVGQAARYYFEHGASWGEKGPKRVVARILENTDKQSVIEHLKNEIKNKLSKNRYSTKG; from the coding sequence ATGACCAACGAACCTACCCCTTCGAAAGACGACGACCAGTTGCTTGATGCGCTGGGGGCGGTGGAGCATGCGCTGGGGCAGCTTGATGATTGCACCGACAAAGAGAAGGAAGCCTTGTCGGCCGATATTCGCTCGCTCCGCGACATGCTTGCGAAGCTGCAAGCGGGGCGGGTGGAGATTGCCGTGTTCGGCGAGATCAGCACCGGCAAGAGCGCGCTGATCAACGCCCTGGTTGGCGAGCAAGTGGCTTCGGTCAACATCCGCGGCGGCTGGACCAAAGACATCTGGGACGTTCCGTGGAATGCCGACGGCTACGTGGTGCCGGGCTTTGCGGATTCGTCGGTGGTACTGCTCGACACGCCGGGCCTGAACGAGGTGGATGGCAAACGCCGGGCCGACATGGCTCGCGACACCGCCGAGCGGGCCGACCTGGTACTGTTCGTTACCGACTCCGACCTGAACGAAACCGAGTACACCGCCCTGGCCGAACTCGCGACCGGGCACAAGCCGATCATCCTGGTGCTGAACAAGGTCGACCTCTACACGCCGAAACAGCTCGACGATCTGATGTCGCTCTTCCGTGGCCCGCGACTCAAGGGTCTGGTCGAGCCAGAGAACATCGTGCAAGTCACCGCCGATCCGCGTCCGGTGGAATACCACATCGAGTCGGCCGACGGTTCCGTGCGTCAGGAATGGCGCGAGCCCGAGCCGAATGTCGACGCACTGCGGGTACGCATTCTCGAAGTGCTGCAACACGATGGTTCGGATCTGATTGCCTTGAACGCGTCGATGTTTGCTGCCGACCGTAGCGACCGTGTCGGCGCGATGCGGGTGAAGATGCGCAACGATCGGGCGAACAGCATTATCTGGAGCTACGCGGCCGTGAAGAGCATTGCCGTGGCCGTGAATCACTTCCCCGTGCTCGACGTGGTCGGCGGCACCGCGGTCGACGCGGCGATGGTGGTGACTCTCGGCAAAGTGTACGGCATCAACATCACCACCGATAACGCCCGCGACCTAGTGACCTCCATCCTGAAAGCGGCTGGGTGGATGATGGCCGGCGAAGTGATCGTCAGTTCGGTTTCGAGTTTCTTCAAGGGACTCACCTGGGGCGCCAGCACCGCCATCAGCGCGTTGCCCCAAGGCGCGGCTGCCGGCTACGGTTCGTACATCGTCGGACAAGCCGCCCGCTACTACTTCGAACACGGCGCAAGCTGGGGCGAGAAAGGTCCCAAGCGAGTGGTCGCTCGCATTCTCGAAAACACCGACAAGCAGTCGGTGATCGAACACCTGAAGAACGAGATCAAGAACAAGCTGTCGAAGAATCGCTATTCGACCAAGGGATAG